A section of the Acanthopagrus latus isolate v.2019 chromosome 20, fAcaLat1.1, whole genome shotgun sequence genome encodes:
- the decr2 gene encoding peroxisomal 2,4-dienoyl-CoA reductase isoform X2: MAEHQGKGEVLPEDVGTDDCLTSYTHIYSPDLLKGQVAFITGGGSGIGFRIAEIFMRHGCDTVIASRNLDKLKEAAEKLSAASGRRCLPLCLDVRQPESIAAAVDETLKEFGRIDILINNAAGNFLCPAASLSFNAFKTVMEIDTMGTFNTSKVVYEKWFQNHGGNIVNISATLGYRGQGLQVHAGSAKAANDAMTKHLAVEWGPSGVRVNTLAPGPVSGTEGFRRLGGPRGEAAGAFQSIPLQRAGNKTEMAHCTLFLASRVSSYVTGAILVADGGAWLTSPNDVSMLLGIASSKSAKL, translated from the exons ATGGCAGAGCATCAGGGGAAAGGAGAGGTGTTGCCTGAAGATGTCGGCACAGATGACTGCCTGACTTCGTACACGCACATCTACAGTCCAGACTTACTGAA AGGTCAGGTTGCGTTTATCACAGGCGGGGGTTCTGGCATTGGATTCAGGATAGCTGAAATCTTCATGAG GCACGGCTGTGACACAGTGATTGCGAGCAGGAACTTGGACAAGCTCAAAGAG GCAGCTGAAAAGCTGTCTGCTGCGTCAGGGCGCCGCTGTCTCCCTTTGTGTTTAGATGTGAGGCAGCCCGAGAGCATCGCAGCAGCTGTGGATGAGACACTGAAAGAGTTTGGTCGCATCGACATCCTCATTAACA ACGCTGCTGGAAACTTCCTCTGCCCGGCTGCATCGCTCTCCTTCAACGCCTTCAAGACAGTAATGGAGATAGATACCATGGGTACATTCAACACCAGCAAGGTGGTTTATGAGAAGTGGTTCCAG aatCACGGTGGCAACATAGTgaacatctctgcaacacttgGATACAGAGGACAGGGCCTCCAGGTGCACGCTGGCTCTGCTAAGGCTGCAAATG ATGCTATGACCAAGCACCTGGCAGTAGAGTGGGGGCCCAGCGGGGTGAGAGTCAATACTCTGGCTCCAGGTCCCGTCTCTGGCACCGAGGGCTTCCGCAGACTGG GCGGTCCTAGAGGAGAGGCTGCCGGTGCGTTCCAGTCCATCCCTTTGCAGCGGGCGGGCAACAAGACTGAGATGGCCCACTGCACTCTTTTCCTGGCCAGCCGGGTCTCCTCCTATGTGACCGGAGCCATCCTGGTGGCGGACGGCGGCGCTTGGCTGACCTCACCCAACGATGTCTCCATGCTGTTGGGTATAGCCTCCTCTAAATCCGCTAAACTCTGA
- the decr2 gene encoding peroxisomal 2,4-dienoyl-CoA reductase isoform X1: protein MAEHQGKGEVLPEDVGTDDCLTSYTHIYSPDLLKGQVAFITGGGSGIGFRIAEIFMRHGCDTVIASRNLDKLKEAAEKLSAASGRRCLPLCLDVRQPESIAAAVDETLKEFGRIDILINNAAGNFLCPAASLSFNAFKTVMEIDTMGTFNTSKVVYEKWFQNHGGNIVNISATLGYRGQGLQVHAGSAKAANDAMTKHLAVEWGPSGVRVNTLAPGPVSGTEGFRRLGGPRGEAAGAFQSIPLQRAGNKTEMAHCTLFLASRVSSYVTGAILVADGGAWLTSPNDVSMLLGYWSSDKKRDK, encoded by the exons ATGGCAGAGCATCAGGGGAAAGGAGAGGTGTTGCCTGAAGATGTCGGCACAGATGACTGCCTGACTTCGTACACGCACATCTACAGTCCAGACTTACTGAA AGGTCAGGTTGCGTTTATCACAGGCGGGGGTTCTGGCATTGGATTCAGGATAGCTGAAATCTTCATGAG GCACGGCTGTGACACAGTGATTGCGAGCAGGAACTTGGACAAGCTCAAAGAG GCAGCTGAAAAGCTGTCTGCTGCGTCAGGGCGCCGCTGTCTCCCTTTGTGTTTAGATGTGAGGCAGCCCGAGAGCATCGCAGCAGCTGTGGATGAGACACTGAAAGAGTTTGGTCGCATCGACATCCTCATTAACA ACGCTGCTGGAAACTTCCTCTGCCCGGCTGCATCGCTCTCCTTCAACGCCTTCAAGACAGTAATGGAGATAGATACCATGGGTACATTCAACACCAGCAAGGTGGTTTATGAGAAGTGGTTCCAG aatCACGGTGGCAACATAGTgaacatctctgcaacacttgGATACAGAGGACAGGGCCTCCAGGTGCACGCTGGCTCTGCTAAGGCTGCAAATG ATGCTATGACCAAGCACCTGGCAGTAGAGTGGGGGCCCAGCGGGGTGAGAGTCAATACTCTGGCTCCAGGTCCCGTCTCTGGCACCGAGGGCTTCCGCAGACTGG GCGGTCCTAGAGGAGAGGCTGCCGGTGCGTTCCAGTCCATCCCTTTGCAGCGGGCGGGCAACAAGACTGAGATGGCCCACTGCACTCTTTTCCTGGCCAGCCGGGTCTCCTCCTATGTGACCGGAGCCATCCTGGTGGCGGACGGCGGCGCTTGGCTGACCTCACCCAACGATGTCTCCATGCTGTTGG GTTATTGGTCATCTGACAAGAAAAGAGACAAGTAA